A section of the Rhodobacter sp. genome encodes:
- the flhA gene encoding flagellar biosynthesis protein FlhA, which yields MTFSAARLFQPTVLLALALMAVIVMMILPMPSWMLDIGLAASFALAILMFTITLFIERPLDFSIFPTVLLASLMLRLSLNVSSTRLIIGQGHTGPQAAGSVIQGFASFIMGGSVFLGVVVFSVLLIVNFIVITKGAGRMAEVGARFALDGMPGKQLAIDADMAAGAISHAEAKARREREQQETTFFGSLDGASKFVKGDAVAGLLITSMNIVFGLLMGTLVHGMPIGEAFETYAILTVGDGLVSQIPAVIISIAAALLLARGGANGATDTALMAQLGRYPAALVTVALLMALFALVPGLPFLPFVAGAAILGTAGWFAHRHATRPDDPIDDAPVAKLATLGDVLDLDEIHVTFAPDLVPMVLDPATGLDARIVNMRNHIARNFGLILPEIRLTDDPALRPGEYAILVQGVEQARDRLHPDRRLALLPDGGRTPPGLDGLDVHEPVFAAPARWIAPADEEAAALDGLTVVGPAEVLATHLLEVLKTNFARLLSLRGLRRMLDEMTQLTDPRRAEANRRLIDELIPDKVPVDLLLSVLRLLLDERVSIRNLPMILESIAELRVQQMSPEAVCDHVRQRLGFQLVAGLKRADGTLPLVQLAPEWEDTFARYQIEGERGGTDIALPPADFGKLANALAQTFADLADKGTQAALVSPARRRRFLRTVMAARDVPAPVLAFEEIGMEARPALVGQVAA from the coding sequence ATGACCTTTTCCGCCGCGCGCCTGTTCCAACCCACCGTGCTGCTCGCCCTGGCGCTGATGGCGGTCATCGTCATGATGATCCTGCCGATGCCGTCGTGGATGCTGGACATCGGACTGGCGGCCTCGTTCGCGCTGGCGATCCTGATGTTCACCATCACGCTGTTCATCGAACGGCCGCTCGACTTCTCGATCTTTCCGACCGTTCTGCTGGCCTCGCTGATGTTGCGCCTGTCGCTCAACGTATCCTCGACCCGGCTGATAATCGGCCAGGGCCATACCGGGCCACAAGCGGCGGGATCGGTGATCCAGGGGTTCGCCAGCTTCATCATGGGCGGCAGCGTGTTCCTTGGGGTCGTGGTGTTCAGCGTGCTGCTGATCGTCAATTTCATCGTCATCACCAAGGGCGCCGGCCGCATGGCCGAGGTCGGCGCGCGCTTTGCGCTGGACGGGATGCCCGGCAAGCAACTGGCGATCGACGCCGACATGGCCGCCGGCGCCATCTCCCACGCCGAGGCCAAGGCCAGGCGCGAGCGCGAGCAACAGGAAACGACCTTTTTCGGATCGCTGGACGGGGCGTCCAAGTTCGTCAAGGGCGACGCGGTCGCGGGGTTGCTGATCACCTCGATGAACATCGTCTTCGGCCTGCTGATGGGAACGCTCGTGCACGGGATGCCCATCGGCGAAGCCTTTGAAACCTATGCCATCCTCACCGTTGGCGACGGGCTGGTCAGCCAGATCCCGGCGGTCATCATTTCGATCGCGGCGGCGCTGCTGCTGGCGCGGGGCGGCGCGAACGGCGCGACCGATACGGCCCTGATGGCGCAGCTTGGTCGCTACCCGGCGGCGCTGGTCACCGTGGCGCTTCTCATGGCCCTGTTCGCGCTGGTGCCGGGCCTGCCCTTCCTGCCTTTTGTGGCCGGCGCCGCCATCCTGGGCACCGCCGGCTGGTTCGCCCATCGCCACGCCACCCGTCCCGACGACCCGATCGACGATGCGCCGGTCGCGAAACTGGCGACGCTGGGCGATGTGCTGGACCTCGACGAGATTCACGTGACCTTTGCGCCCGACCTGGTGCCGATGGTGCTGGACCCGGCCACCGGGCTCGATGCGCGGATCGTCAACATGCGCAACCATATCGCCCGGAATTTCGGCCTGATCCTGCCCGAGATCCGGCTCACCGACGACCCTGCCCTCAGGCCCGGCGAATACGCCATCCTGGTGCAGGGCGTCGAACAGGCGCGCGACCGCCTGCACCCCGATCGTCGCCTCGCGCTGCTGCCGGACGGGGGGCGCACGCCCCCCGGGCTGGACGGTCTGGACGTGCACGAGCCGGTCTTCGCCGCCCCCGCGCGCTGGATCGCCCCCGCGGACGAGGAAGCCGCGGCGCTGGACGGGTTGACCGTGGTCGGCCCGGCCGAGGTTCTGGCGACCCATCTGCTCGAGGTGCTGAAAACCAATTTCGCGCGGCTGCTGTCGCTGCGGGGGCTCAGGCGGATGCTGGACGAGATGACGCAACTGACCGATCCCCGCCGGGCCGAGGCCAACCGCCGCCTGATCGACGAATTGATCCCCGACAAGGTCCCCGTGGACCTGCTGCTGTCCGTGCTGCGGCTCTTGCTGGATGAGCGGGTGTCGATCCGCAATCTGCCGATGATCCTGGAATCCATCGCCGAATTGCGGGTCCAGCAGATGTCGCCCGAGGCCGTGTGCGACCATGTCCGGCAGCGGCTGGGCTTTCAGCTGGTCGCCGGGCTGAAACGCGCGGACGGCACCCTGCCGCTGGTGCAGCTCGCCCCGGAGTGGGAGGATACCTTTGCCCGCTACCAGATCGAGGGCGAACGCGGCGGCACGGACATCGCCCTGCCGCCGGCCGATTTCGGCAAGCTCGCGAACGCCCTCGCCCAGACCTTTGCCGATCTCGCCGACAAGGGCACGCAGGCGGCGCTGGTCTCGCCCGCGCGCCGGCGACGGTTCCTGCGCACGGTCATGGCGGCGCGCGACGTGCCGGCGCCGGTCCTCGCCTTCGAGGAAATCGGCATGGAGGCCCGCCCCGCCCTGGTCGGGCAGGTTGCGGCATGA
- a CDS encoding flagellar biosynthetic protein FliR, translated as MTPDLIAALSALLEQAQAWLAGGGLVFARVGPVFALAPVLGERAIPVRIRLVAALAMTAVVAPAVVGAVPVPQPAPIPVALFLMQETLVGLMLGLALRFLIMALQMAGTMAAQATSFSQAFGGAGVDPQPAIAHLLVVGGLALAAIAGLPERLAALLVLSYDLFPPGHWPTPSALATWGTTRVAHAFALAFSLAAPFVIGAGLYNLALGAINRAMPQLMVFFVGAPALTLGGLALLVLTAPLMFTLWAPALSAVLANPVAAP; from the coding sequence ATGACCCCCGATCTGATCGCCGCGTTGAGCGCGCTCCTGGAGCAGGCGCAGGCATGGCTGGCCGGCGGCGGGCTGGTCTTTGCCCGCGTCGGCCCGGTCTTTGCCCTGGCCCCGGTGTTGGGCGAACGCGCGATCCCGGTGCGCATCCGCCTGGTCGCGGCGCTGGCGATGACCGCCGTCGTCGCCCCGGCCGTGGTCGGCGCGGTTCCCGTGCCGCAGCCTGCGCCGATTCCCGTCGCGCTGTTCCTCATGCAGGAAACCCTTGTCGGCCTGATGCTGGGGCTGGCCCTGCGGTTCCTGATCATGGCGTTGCAGATGGCCGGCACCATGGCCGCGCAGGCGACCTCGTTCTCGCAGGCGTTCGGCGGCGCGGGCGTCGATCCGCAACCGGCGATCGCCCATCTTCTGGTCGTGGGCGGGCTTGCGCTGGCGGCCATTGCGGGTCTGCCCGAGCGGTTGGCGGCGCTGCTGGTGCTGTCCTATGACCTGTTCCCGCCCGGCCACTGGCCCACCCCGTCGGCGCTCGCGACCTGGGGAACGACCCGGGTCGCGCACGCCTTCGCGCTGGCGTTTTCGCTGGCCGCGCCCTTCGTCATCGGGGCCGGGCTCTACAATCTGGCCCTGGGCGCGATCAACCGGGCGATGCCGCAACTCATGGTGTTCTTTGTCGGCGCGCCGGCGTTGACGCTGGGCGGGCTGGCCCTGCTGGTGCTGACCGCGCCCTTGATGTTCACCCTGTGGGCGCCGGCCTTGTCGGCGGTGCTGGCCAATCCGGTCGCCGCACCATGA
- a CDS encoding flagellar biosynthesis protein FlhB, with translation MSAEDDGADRPHEASQRKLDEARRKGDLPRTADVTAAAAMAGFLALTLLPGGWVPPRLGTMGMALLDRADALGPALLGGGTAMAGSVLGATARAMAPVLVIPGLLALAALIALRGLVLAPDKLMPKLSRLSPLANARNKFGVSGLVEFAKSVVKLGIYASLLWIFLALRLPRLIATMSQSPGQASVEMLQLMGEFLGLVVLIMVVIGGLDYLWQVFDHRRRQRMSHQEAREDHKESEGDPHMKQQRRQRATEIATNQMLAEVPRAAVVIVNPTHYAVALRWTPESKGAPVCVAKGADEIAARIRTAATEAGVPIHSDPPTARALHATVAIGAEIAPEHYAPVAAAIRFAETMRGKARAQHPPRRPR, from the coding sequence ATGAGCGCCGAGGATGACGGCGCCGACCGCCCGCACGAAGCCTCGCAGCGCAAGCTCGACGAGGCGCGGCGCAAGGGTGACCTGCCACGCACCGCCGATGTGACCGCCGCCGCCGCCATGGCCGGGTTCCTGGCCCTCACCCTGCTGCCGGGCGGCTGGGTGCCGCCTCGGCTGGGCACGATGGGCATGGCCTTGCTCGACCGGGCAGACGCGTTGGGCCCGGCTCTGCTGGGGGGCGGCACGGCGATGGCGGGCAGCGTGCTGGGCGCCACGGCGCGGGCCATGGCGCCGGTGCTGGTGATCCCCGGCCTTCTGGCATTGGCGGCGCTGATCGCCCTGCGTGGCCTGGTGCTGGCCCCGGACAAGCTGATGCCGAAACTGTCGCGCCTCTCGCCTCTGGCGAACGCGCGCAACAAGTTCGGCGTTTCGGGGTTGGTGGAATTCGCGAAAAGCGTTGTGAAGTTGGGGATTTACGCCAGCCTTCTATGGATCTTTCTGGCCCTGCGCCTTCCCCGGCTGATCGCCACGATGAGCCAGAGCCCGGGACAGGCCAGCGTCGAGATGCTGCAACTCATGGGCGAATTTCTGGGCCTCGTGGTGCTCATCATGGTGGTGATCGGCGGGCTCGACTATCTCTGGCAGGTTTTCGACCACCGGCGCCGTCAGCGCATGAGCCACCAGGAAGCCCGCGAGGATCACAAGGAATCCGAGGGCGATCCCCACATGAAGCAGCAAAGGCGCCAGCGGGCGACGGAAATCGCCACCAACCAGATGCTGGCCGAGGTGCCGCGCGCCGCCGTGGTCATCGTCAACCCGACGCACTACGCCGTGGCCCTGCGCTGGACGCCCGAGAGCAAGGGGGCCCCGGTCTGCGTGGCCAAGGGCGCCGACGAGATCGCCGCCCGCATCCGCACCGCCGCGACCGAGGCCGGCGTGCCGATCCATTCGGACCCCCCGACGGCCCGGGCCCTCCATGCCACGGTCGCGATCGGCGCCGAGATCGCGCCCGAACACTACGCCCCCGTGGCCGCCGCGATCCGTTTCGCCGAGACCATGCGCGGCAAGGCGCGCGCGCAACATCCGCCGCGGCGTCCGCGATGA
- a CDS encoding amidohydrolase, translated as MPVKNRFAELLPDITAWRRDFHENPELLYDTHRTASIVAEKLRAFGLDEVTEGIGRTGVVGVIRGKANTSGKVIGLRADMDALPIFEASGVEHASKTPGKMHACGHDGHTAMLLGAAQYLAETRNFDGTVVVIFQPAEEGGAGGKAMCDDGLMDRWGIQEVYGMHNMPGLPVGQFAIREGAFFAATDVFTIKLEGKGGHAAKPQDTVDTTVVAAQLVSALQTIASRNHDPIRHLVVSVTSFRTESEAYNVIPQHVELRGTVRTMDAATRALAETRIKAITEGLCAAFGATAQVDYVNGYPVMVNSPEQTAFAARVAEKVAGGCAPAPMVMGGEDFAYMLEERPGAYILVGNGDTAMVHHPAYDFDDNAIPAGCSWWAEIVEQRMPA; from the coding sequence ATGCCCGTCAAGAACCGCTTTGCCGAACTGTTGCCCGACATCACCGCCTGGCGCCGTGACTTCCACGAGAATCCCGAACTGCTGTATGACACCCACCGCACCGCCAGCATCGTCGCCGAGAAGCTGCGCGCTTTTGGCCTGGACGAGGTGACCGAGGGGATCGGCCGCACCGGCGTCGTGGGCGTGATCCGGGGCAAGGCGAACACCTCGGGCAAGGTGATCGGCCTGCGCGCCGACATGGACGCGTTGCCGATCTTCGAGGCCTCGGGCGTCGAGCACGCCTCGAAAACGCCGGGCAAGATGCACGCCTGCGGCCATGACGGCCACACCGCGATGCTGCTGGGCGCCGCGCAATACCTGGCCGAGACGCGCAATTTCGACGGCACCGTGGTGGTGATCTTTCAGCCCGCCGAAGAAGGCGGCGCGGGCGGCAAGGCCATGTGCGACGACGGTCTGATGGACCGCTGGGGCATCCAGGAGGTCTATGGCATGCACAACATGCCTGGCCTTCCGGTGGGTCAGTTCGCGATCCGCGAGGGCGCGTTCTTTGCCGCGACCGACGTGTTCACGATCAAGCTCGAGGGCAAGGGCGGCCACGCCGCGAAACCGCAGGACACGGTCGATACCACCGTGGTCGCCGCGCAACTGGTCAGCGCGCTGCAAACCATTGCCAGCCGCAACCACGACCCGATCCGCCATCTGGTGGTGTCCGTCACCTCGTTCCGGACGGAAAGCGAGGCCTACAACGTGATCCCGCAGCACGTCGAGCTGCGCGGCACGGTGCGGACGATGGACGCCGCGACCCGCGCGCTGGCCGAAACGCGGATCAAGGCGATCACCGAGGGCCTGTGCGCCGCGTTCGGCGCGACGGCGCAGGTCGATTATGTGAACGGCTACCCGGTGATGGTGAACAGTCCCGAACAGACCGCCTTTGCGGCGCGCGTGGCCGAGAAGGTCGCGGGCGGGTGCGCGCCCGCGCCGATGGTCATGGGTGGCGAGGATTTCGCCTATATGCTCGAGGAACGGCCCGGCGCGTACATCCTTGTCGGCAATGGCGACACCGCGATGGTGCATCACCCGGCCTATGATTTCGACGACAACGCCATTCCCGCGGGGTGTTCGTGGTGGGCCGAGATCGTCGAACAGCGCATGCCCGCCTAG
- a CDS encoding amidohydrolase gives MAVKNRIADMQPEIAAWRQDLHAHPELRFDLPRTTAKVAGLLREFGVDEVTEGVGQSGIVAVIKGRRTDSGRVLGFRADMDALPILEATGADYASTHAGKMHACGHDGHTAVLLGAAKYLAETRNFDGTVVLAFQPAEEGGGGARAMVADGLMDRWGIQEIYGLHNFPGIPVGQFAIKEGPMLAAADFFEITVRGKGGHGAQPHVSVDSTLAGAAIVMAMQQVVSRNVDPLQPAVVSMTGFQTETQAHNVIPASAKLTGTVRTFHVPTKELVRDRMKAIAESTAAAYGAEVDFAYFDGVLPTINAADPTDYARAAAEAVTGQAPLDLPPSMGGEDFSEMLAERPGAFIILGNGPSADLHHPEYNFNDEAIPAGSSWFATLAEQRMPLSN, from the coding sequence ATGGCCGTCAAGAACCGCATTGCCGACATGCAGCCCGAAATCGCCGCCTGGCGGCAGGACCTGCATGCCCATCCCGAACTCCGGTTCGATTTGCCCCGCACCACCGCCAAGGTGGCCGGCTTGCTGCGCGAATTCGGCGTGGACGAGGTGACCGAGGGCGTGGGCCAATCCGGTATCGTCGCCGTCATCAAGGGGCGGCGGACCGATTCGGGCCGCGTTCTGGGCTTTCGCGCCGATATGGACGCGCTGCCGATCCTGGAAGCGACCGGGGCCGACTATGCCTCGACCCACGCGGGCAAGATGCACGCCTGTGGCCACGACGGGCACACGGCGGTGCTGCTGGGCGCGGCGAAATACCTGGCCGAGACGCGCAATTTCGACGGCACCGTGGTGCTGGCCTTTCAGCCCGCCGAAGAAGGCGGCGGCGGGGCCCGTGCCATGGTCGCGGACGGCCTGATGGATCGCTGGGGCATTCAGGAGATCTATGGCCTGCACAACTTCCCCGGCATCCCCGTCGGGCAGTTCGCAATCAAGGAAGGTCCGATGCTGGCGGCCGCGGACTTTTTCGAGATCACCGTGCGCGGCAAGGGCGGCCACGGCGCGCAACCCCATGTCAGCGTCGATTCCACGCTGGCCGGCGCGGCGATCGTCATGGCGATGCAGCAGGTCGTGTCGCGCAATGTCGATCCCTTGCAGCCCGCGGTCGTGTCGATGACCGGCTTCCAGACCGAAACCCAGGCGCATAACGTGATTCCCGCCTCGGCCAAGCTGACGGGCACGGTGCGCACATTCCACGTTCCGACCAAGGAGCTGGTGCGCGACCGCATGAAGGCGATCGCCGAATCGACCGCCGCCGCCTATGGCGCCGAGGTCGATTTCGCCTATTTCGACGGTGTCCTGCCGACCATCAACGCGGCCGACCCGACCGATTACGCCCGCGCCGCCGCCGAGGCGGTGACCGGCCAGGCACCGCTGGACCTGCCGCCGTCGATGGGGGGCGAGGATTTCTCGGAAATGCTGGCCGAGCGCCCCGGCGCCTTCATCATCCTGGGCAACGGCCCCTCGGCCGACCTGCACCACCCCGAATACAACTTCAATGACGAGGCGATCCCCGCGGGATCGAGCTGGTTCGCGACCCTCGCGGAACAGCGGATGCCCTTGTCGAACTGA
- a CDS encoding amidohydrolase, with amino-acid sequence MPVRNRLAEMHPEITAWRRDLHEHPELLYDLPRTSALVARRLEAFGCDEVVPGIGRSGVVGVIRGRRTDSGKVTLFRADMDALPINEITGLDFASKTEGKMHACGHDGHTAILLGAAKYLAETRNFDGTVVLAFQPAEEGGAGGKAMVDDGLMDRWGVQEVYGLHNMPGLPTGSFAIREGALLASADEFTVTVTGRGGHAAVPHMAIDTTLVASHIVVALQSIVARNMDPLGAVVVTVGSFHTDSVASNVIAHTVTLQGTVRTLDPALRQLAHDRIMDLVPATAQAYGATAEIRYDWGYPVTVNHPEQTAFAADCAEEVAGACDRNVKPAMPAEDFAYMLEARPGAYMLLGNGDTPMCHHPAYRFDDDAIPAGCSWFVTLAERRMPLE; translated from the coding sequence ATGCCCGTTCGCAACCGTCTCGCCGAGATGCACCCCGAAATCACCGCCTGGCGCCGCGATCTGCATGAGCATCCCGAACTGCTCTACGATCTGCCCCGCACCTCGGCGCTGGTGGCACGGCGCCTCGAGGCCTTCGGCTGCGACGAGGTCGTGCCGGGGATCGGGCGCTCGGGCGTGGTCGGGGTCATCCGGGGGCGTCGGACGGATTCGGGCAAGGTCACGCTGTTTCGCGCCGACATGGACGCGCTGCCGATCAACGAGATCACCGGCCTCGATTTTGCGTCCAAGACCGAGGGCAAGATGCACGCCTGCGGCCATGACGGGCACACGGCGATCTTGCTGGGCGCGGCCAAATACCTGGCCGAGACGCGCAACTTCGACGGCACGGTGGTCCTGGCCTTTCAGCCCGCCGAAGAGGGCGGCGCCGGCGGCAAGGCGATGGTCGATGACGGTCTGATGGACCGCTGGGGTGTGCAAGAGGTCTATGGCCTGCACAACATGCCCGGCCTTCCGACCGGCAGTTTCGCGATCCGCGAGGGCGCGCTGCTGGCCTCGGCTGACGAATTCACGGTCACGGTCACCGGCCGCGGCGGGCACGCGGCGGTGCCGCATATGGCGATCGACACCACGCTGGTCGCCAGCCACATCGTCGTCGCGCTGCAATCCATCGTCGCGCGCAACATGGACCCGTTGGGCGCGGTGGTGGTGACGGTCGGCAGCTTTCACACCGATTCGGTCGCTTCGAACGTGATCGCCCACACCGTCACGTTGCAGGGCACGGTGCGCACGCTCGATCCCGCGCTCAGGCAACTGGCGCATGACCGGATCATGGACCTGGTGCCGGCCACCGCGCAGGCCTATGGCGCGACCGCCGAGATCCGCTACGACTGGGGCTATCCCGTCACCGTCAACCACCCCGAACAGACCGCCTTTGCCGCCGATTGCGCCGAAGAGGTCGCCGGTGCCTGCGATCGCAACGTGAAACCCGCCATGCCGGCCGAGGATTTCGCCTATATGCTCGAGGCCCGGCCCGGCGCCTACATGCTGCTGGGCAACGGGGACACGCCGATGTGCCACCACCCGGCCTATCGATTCGACGACGACGCCATCCCGGCGGGATGCAGCTGGTTCGTCACCCTCGCCGAACGCCGTATGCCACTGGAGTAA
- a CDS encoding FAD-binding oxidoreductase, whose product MPAAADVVVIGGGIAGVSAAWELAGQGLSVVLCEKGRVGAEQSGRNWGWIRTQGRDPAEIPLALEARRLWARWSDRLGPGLGFRRVGVTYLARTPRDAAAHADWLVHARAHGLDSRMLTRAQTRALIPSAADWCGALHTASDCGAEPWVAVPMIARTVAQAGVTIREGCAVRALDIAAGRVAGVVTEAGRIRCDAVVLAGGAWSSLFLRAHGVALPQLAVLSSVAATGALDAPFDGAAVDDAFAVRRRADGGVTLAPGASHGMHLGPDALRHARAFATVLRASWRSTRLRPAAPRGFPDAWTTPRRWDADRPGPFERMRTLDPAPDARALMAATIAFGRAFPALGRPPLRATWAGMIDTMPDVVPVLDRVAALPGLTLGTGLSGHGFGIGPAVGRVLADLVTGRGAAHDLHRFRLARFSDGSRLTPGPAL is encoded by the coding sequence CTGCCGGCCGCCGCCGACGTGGTCGTGATCGGCGGCGGCATCGCGGGCGTGTCGGCGGCCTGGGAACTGGCGGGGCAGGGGCTGTCGGTGGTGCTGTGCGAAAAGGGCCGCGTCGGCGCCGAGCAATCGGGCCGCAACTGGGGCTGGATCCGCACCCAGGGCCGCGATCCGGCCGAGATCCCGCTGGCGCTGGAGGCCCGGCGCCTGTGGGCGCGCTGGTCCGACCGGCTGGGCCCCGGGCTGGGCTTTCGGCGCGTCGGCGTGACCTATCTGGCGCGGACCCCGCGCGACGCGGCCGCCCATGCCGACTGGCTGGTCCATGCGCGGGCCCACGGGCTGGACAGCCGGATGCTGACGCGCGCGCAAACCCGGGCGCTGATCCCCTCGGCCGCCGATTGGTGCGGGGCGCTGCACACCGCCAGCGACTGTGGTGCGGAACCCTGGGTCGCGGTGCCGATGATCGCGCGGACGGTGGCGCAGGCCGGGGTCACGATCCGCGAGGGTTGCGCGGTGCGGGCCCTCGACATCGCCGCCGGCCGCGTCGCCGGAGTCGTGACCGAGGCCGGGCGCATCCGCTGCGACGCGGTGGTGCTGGCGGGCGGGGCGTGGTCGTCATTGTTCCTGCGCGCGCACGGCGTGGCGCTGCCACAGCTGGCGGTGCTGTCCTCGGTCGCGGCGACCGGGGCCCTGGATGCGCCCTTCGACGGCGCGGCGGTGGACGACGCCTTTGCGGTCCGGCGGCGCGCCGACGGTGGCGTTACGCTGGCACCCGGGGCCTCGCATGGGATGCACCTGGGGCCCGACGCCCTGCGCCACGCCCGCGCTTTCGCGACGGTCCTGCGCGCAAGCTGGCGTTCGACGCGGCTGCGGCCCGCCGCGCCGCGCGGCTTTCCCGACGCCTGGACCACGCCGCGCCGCTGGGACGCGGATCGCCCCGGCCCGTTCGAGCGGATGCGCACCCTCGATCCCGCACCGGACGCCCGCGCCCTCATGGCCGCGACCATCGCCTTTGGCCGCGCCTTTCCCGCCCTGGGCCGGCCGCCGCTGCGCGCGACCTGGGCGGGTATGATCGACACCATGCCCGATGTCGTGCCGGTCCTGGACAGGGTGGCCGCGCTTCCGGGGCTCACGCTGGGCACCGGACTGTCCGGGCATGGGTTCGGCATCGGTCCCGCCGTGGGCCGGGTGCTGGCGGATCTGGTCACGGGGCGCGGCGCGGCGCACGACCTGCATCGCTTCCGGCTGGCCCGGTTTTCGGACGGCAGCCGCCTGACGCCGGGTCCGGCGTTGTGA
- a CDS encoding glutamine amidotransferase gives MSRILLIENFDDGPEPDRVRMFLDRTGRDYRVIRPHAGDAVPRSAAGFDAAVIYGGAQEIYQTDLYPYLADEHAFAADAVARDVPLLGLCLGAQCIAWAHGADVRPHPQGVKEFGYYDLTPTEAGAALFPGPVVMPQWHGHGFDLPEGATRLASSALYPNQAFRLGSAWAFQFHPEVTAARMRRWQAHPMAPWDAPGAQDRDEQDRRLATADAAIDRWFMAFLARFFV, from the coding sequence ATGAGCCGAATCCTGCTGATCGAGAATTTCGACGACGGTCCCGAACCGGACCGCGTGCGGATGTTCCTGGACCGGACGGGGCGTGACTACCGCGTGATCCGCCCCCATGCGGGCGACGCGGTGCCGCGCTCGGCCGCAGGGTTCGACGCGGCCGTGATCTATGGCGGCGCGCAGGAAATCTACCAGACCGACCTCTATCCCTATCTCGCGGACGAACACGCATTCGCCGCCGACGCGGTGGCGCGGGACGTGCCGCTTCTGGGTCTGTGCCTGGGGGCGCAGTGCATCGCCTGGGCGCATGGCGCCGATGTGCGCCCGCACCCGCAGGGGGTCAAGGAATTCGGCTATTACGACCTCACCCCGACCGAGGCCGGGGCGGCGCTGTTCCCCGGACCCGTGGTCATGCCGCAATGGCACGGCCATGGGTTCGACCTGCCCGAGGGCGCGACGCGGCTCGCGTCGAGCGCGCTCTATCCCAACCAGGCGTTCCGGCTGGGTTCGGCCTGGGCGTTCCAGTTCCACCCCGAGGTGACGGCCGCGCGGATGCGCCGCTGGCAGGCCCATCCGATGGCGCCCTGGGATGCGCCCGGCGCGCAGGATCGGGACGAACAGGACCGGCGGCTTGCGACCGCGGACGCGGCCATCGACCGCTGGTTCATGGCGTTTCTCGCGCGGTTCTTCGTGTGA
- the argE gene encoding acetylornithine deacetylase: MPQTPTLTTREILARLIAFPTVSRDTNLPLVDWVQDYLAGHGIASQRVMSPCGTKAHLFAGIGPDAPGGVALSGHTDVVPVDGQNWSSDPFEMVERDGKLYGRGTCDMKGFDAMAIAAMVKAKDAPLKRPLQLALSYDEEVGCMAVVELVEALKASDLPRAESVIVGEPSMMKVVTGHKGGTGFWVHIEGFEVHSSLQPYGVSAIHEGARLIQWANDMNDAMAAAEPSVLAAPFDPPYSTLHVGTISGGTANNITAKTCDFMLGVRAVPGETGWADKMLAAGAELDARIKKIRPEAGVTMTPAFGVPPLTPEDDGPAEALARRLTGDNGLHVVSYGTEGGQFQVRGYSAVICGPGDIAQAHQPDEFLEVSQLAAGDAFMDKLIADLCQ; this comes from the coding sequence ATGCCCCAGACCCCGACGCTGACGACCCGCGAGATCCTTGCCAGGCTGATCGCGTTCCCGACCGTCAGCCGCGACACCAACCTGCCGCTGGTGGATTGGGTTCAGGACTATCTGGCCGGGCACGGCATCGCCAGCCAGCGGGTGATGTCGCCTTGCGGTACCAAGGCGCATCTCTTTGCCGGCATCGGCCCGGACGCTCCCGGCGGCGTGGCGCTGTCGGGGCACACCGATGTGGTGCCGGTCGATGGGCAGAACTGGTCCAGCGACCCGTTCGAAATGGTCGAACGCGACGGCAAGCTCTACGGACGGGGCACCTGCGACATGAAGGGCTTCGACGCCATGGCCATCGCCGCCATGGTCAAGGCCAAGGACGCGCCCCTGAAGCGCCCTCTGCAACTGGCGCTCAGCTATGACGAAGAGGTCGGCTGCATGGCCGTCGTGGAGCTTGTCGAGGCGCTCAAGGCGTCGGACCTGCCGCGCGCGGAATCGGTCATCGTGGGCGAACCGTCGATGATGAAGGTCGTGACCGGCCACAAGGGCGGCACCGGCTTCTGGGTGCATATCGAAGGGTTCGAGGTCCATTCCTCGTTGCAGCCCTATGGCGTCAGCGCGATCCACGAGGGGGCGCGGCTGATCCAGTGGGCGAACGACATGAACGACGCGATGGCGGCGGCGGAACCCAGCGTGCTGGCGGCCCCCTTCGATCCGCCCTATTCGACGCTGCACGTGGGCACCATCAGCGGCGGCACGGCGAACAACATCACGGCAAAGACCTGCGATTTCATGCTGGGCGTGCGCGCGGTGCCGGGCGAAACCGGATGGGCGGACAAGATGCTGGCCGCCGGGGCCGAACTGGACGCGCGGATCAAGAAGATCCGCCCCGAGGCCGGCGTGACCATGACCCCGGCCTTTGGGGTGCCGCCCCTGACCCCTGAGGACGACGGCCCGGCCGAGGCCCTGGCCCGCCGCCTGACCGGCGACAACGGCCTGCATGTCGTCAGCTACGGCACCGAGGGCGGGCAGTTCCAGGTGCGCGGCTATTCGGCCGTGATCTGCGGGCCGGGCGACATCGCCCAGGCGCACCAGCCCGACGAATTCCTGGAGGTGTCGCAACTGGCGGCGGGCGATGCCTTCATGGACAAGCTGATCGCCGATCTCTGCCAATGA